In the Osmia bicornis bicornis chromosome 6, iOsmBic2.1, whole genome shotgun sequence genome, TGCGCATGACCATCGTTGGATCGTTCTGCCTTTCTTCATCCTGTTTCTACCACATTCTCGTATATGCACACCCCCGTACACACCTATTTCGTTAACTCTGTCTCGTTTTCCTGGTCCCCCATACCCCCCCGCGCCCTCCTTCTTCGTCATACATAATAACAATGCCAAATATTGTATCTTGGTAATTGTTACAAATTATCAgcttaatattaattaaatgacaAGATTCCTGGAGGGTAACTTCTATAGATGggatataattatttgaaagcTCCAACGGAGGAGCTAGGTCAATCGTGAGTCAAGGGTGTTTTCACTAAAGGTTTCagaaaaatgtagaaaataaaaatgacacAGGCAACGTGTCATTTAAAGTGATGACCTGTCGGCGTCACTTACAATTAGCGTTTATGATGTAAGGAATCGTAGACACGCTAAGAAATGCATAGTTCATTGTTAACTGTATCTGTTTCTGTTTTAAGAAACTACAGAAGTATCCTAACAATGGGCGAGAAGACGTTCAATCTTACTTGGAACAATCATCTGGCGAACCTGTCTGGATTGTTTGAAGGACTCTACAAAAGTGGTTCTTTGACTGACACAACGTTAGCTTGTCAAGGTGGAATGTTAAGGGCGCATAGATTAGTTTTGGCAGCGTGTAGCCCTTATTTTGAAAGGGTATTCAAGGAACACTATGGTGAACAGCCAATTCTGATTTTAAAAGGTCATTTGATACCTCCTCGATTGAAAGTCAATTTTGAATTCTTCTGAAATATATTTGCGAACAAAAATGTTGATTACAAATTTCAGGGGTTGCAGTAGAAGAAATGGAGTGTCTACTAGATTTCATGTATCGAGGGTCTATTGATATCGCCGAAGAACACTTGCCATCATTGATTAAAACCGCGACGGATCTAGAGATTCGAGGTCTTTCGGGCGACCAAAGGAACCAGGAAAACAATCGTAGCCCTTACACGAGGGTTGAAACACGAATGCAGAGATGCCATATAGAAACTAGAGTCCATACGACCGAGTACATGAAGGAACCATCCGTGATTCCATTTTTACCGAAACAGTCTTCCGTGGAATCGTTGGAGGATCACATTAAAATGGAGGAGATCGAAGTTGAAGACGATCCGATGGTGATCGACGGGCACGACGATGCTTTCGACGAGCCCTTACGATCTTCGGAAACTCAAATCGTAAGTCTAAACCAAGACCGGCTCGCTTAAAAGTTTTATCTGAGAATCAAATTTTCTTAATGTTTCCAATTTTTCCTGCAGAGGCGTATGCCACCGCCGATGTACAAACGGGAGACAAGATTCAAAGGTCAGAAAAGGGTTTCTGTCGGACGTTCAACGAGAAACAGTGATCCACTGGAGATCAAACCGAGAGATCGTATCCTGCTAAAAGAGAACGCGGCGAGGGACGAGAATTACGATGATTCGTCGAACGTGGTTAAATCCGAACTGAATTTCAATAATGGCTCCTCAGATCCTACGGTACCGGACATTCAGATGAACGACGACTTACAAGAACGAGATGAGAGTCTGGTACGAAGAgataaacataattaaaattggttCAGAATCATCAATGCACATTCACGTTATTCGAAATTACGTATCATTACGATTATGAAACgtaacatatttttatttgtctCATTAGAATAACACGTTTCGATTTGTCACGTAAAGAAACGTGAGATTACATTGACAGAAaagtatataatattaaaagaacgTGTTACTATTTCATAAGGcaaataaaagttatttttCATAAGAAACTTATTTCATTTGTTCATATTAAATTAACTATTTCCGACCGTTCTTGTAAGTTCAGCCATTTAAGAATCATCCATAAATCTTTATTCATGTGATTTGATTGTTACGTTTTCAGGAGTCTTCGAAGGGTACGGATGATAGTTCCAGGTTAACGATCAAGAAGAAAAGTGATCTTTCGTCGAAAAGGTTGAACGAAGGGAAAGAAACGAGACCGATATTGCCTAAATCTGAGAAAGCTCAATATAAACCTTTCTCCTGTGACCTATGCACTTTAGCATTTACGAGGGCTTCTCATTTAGCTAGACACAGAAGAGTTCACACGGGTGAAAGACCGTTCGCATGTAGTATTTGTCCGCGTATGTTTGCCAGACAGGATAAATTGAAACAACATTTGGACTCTCATTTACaatggccgaagagaaagaacAGTTTGTCCAGCTCGAGTTGTCATTCATCTTCGTCTGTACCTACCAAAGGAAAAAGGGGTAGACCACGAAAGGTtggatatctttttttttttctctatttcgATATtccattatacatataattacaaGATCTGGTTTATTTGGAAACTTTATCAAAATACCAACAATActcaaatatttcaatgttttagtacaaagaaaaagttttgtatattatttttacctgTTGAAGAGCAACATTGAACGaatgaagaaatatttatattgtaaaTGTTTGTAACAGGTAAATTTAGAACAATCAGCGATGGaagaaattttacaatttgGTGAATTCAGTTCTCTCCTGAACAAGTCTCATTCAACGAATTCGACTGATAAGAACGAAGATTTTCTTTCTGTCAAAAATGAAAGGACAATGAAAGATCCAGAAGAAGATGATACTGCAGAAGATAAAAacgagaagaaagagaaagactCGAACAAGGATAAAGATAACTATGGTTGTCAAGTGGAGAATGGTCAAGATATTGTCTAACTAAATTCTTTACcttatttattcatttcttcTCCATAATTTCATAAGAGATATTTTTCTATGAGCATAAAGATCCCATAGTTAGATAATCATTCGATCACAGGTACtgttttcaatattattcTAATTGAATATTCTTTTAAGAAATTGATTATCATAGCTTTCAACtgttaatcaattaatttgtgtgcaatattttttaattcttagtATTCTTAAGCCTTTGGAAATTGTTTGAAGATTGCATATTGGATATTTATGATAATTGAATGATTTGACATGATTTGACACAGTCAACACGAATACATGAAATGAATTGTTATGATACGAATTGTTATGAAAGCTATTGTTAATAGGAGTCAGCAAGTTCGTTGATTTTTTATCTGTTTAATTTTCACGTACTTTGCAATCGTGTCATCGAGAAACTAATTAATAGACTGCAGTTATAACAATAGTAAAagttatgaaaaataatgatttctGCTTTTAAGTCTCTAAATCGATCTCGTCGCAGATGCGAAATTTTATACCAAATAATTTGTttcctatttatttatttattgatgtATTCAAGGTATATTTGTTGTAGGCTCGACAGAAATTTTTTCGAAAGAGTACCTGAACCACCCGGTGTTATTTAACCGAAAGGGTGAATACAGGTAATgtaaagaataataaaaagaaacctTATCGAGAAAGATTGTGTAGGTACTGATAAATCTTAAACGGTATCGAACGATAAGATTAGGGAAGAAAGTTTAAGTTGAAAACTCGACCAAATTACTTAATCTTGAAGACTGCGGTATAGTTTGCATTGTGTATATTATAAATCCTCCTAAGCataattctttgaaaaaaaaaaaaaatctaaaattacAAGAtccattaaaatatatatgtatattgtcTTTTATCTCCATAAAGAGTTCTTCTATCAcctaatttattttccatttttcatgtatttattttcaatctaAAAGTAGGTATCTACTTAATTTCTTCAAATACCGAATAATCGTTAttgcttttaattaattattattttgatggTGATTGTCCAGTTAAATGTAGGACAGTGCAAACTAAACCTACGTAGGTGAGGCTCAACAATTTTCAGAGCCAAAGAAGAAATGTagtttcaaatattttgttatacaCGCGATTATTAATACGTCAAGTACAAATGTCCAAATATTAGAGTATACGTGTGCGTAAGTGTGCGTGTGCCTGTCGTATATAGGAAAGAAGATAAATTAACTATATGGTGTACGTGTATGGCGTACCTATATGAAAGTTGTTGATTCTGTTTGTT is a window encoding:
- the LOC114879904 gene encoding zinc finger and BTB domain-containing protein 14-like isoform X3 — its product is MTCRRHLQLAFMINYRSILTMGEKTFNLTWNNHLANLSGLFEGLYKSGSLTDTTLACQGGMLRAHRLVLAACSPYFERVFKEHYGEQPILILKGVAVEEMECLLDFMYRGSIDIAEEHLPSLIKTATDLEIRGLSGDQRNQENNRSPYTRVETRMQRCHIETRVHTTEYMKEPSVIPFLPKQSSVESLEDHIKMEEIEVEDDPMVIDGHDDAFDEPLRSSETQIRRMPPPMYKRETRFKGQKRVSVGRSTRNSDPLEIKPRDRILLKENAARDENYDDSSNVVKSELNFNNGSSDPTVPDIQMNDDLQERDESLESSKGTDDSSRLTIKKKSDLSSKRLNEGKETRPILPKSEKAQYKPFSCDLCTLAFTRASHLARHRRVHTGERPFACSICPRMFARQDKLKQHLDSHLQWPKRKNSLSSSSCHSSSSVPTKGKRGRPRKVNLEQSAMEEILQFGEFSSLLNKSHSTNSTDKNEDFLSVKNERTMKDPEEDDTAEDKNEKKEKDSNKDKDNYGCQVENGQDIV
- the LOC114879904 gene encoding zinc finger and BTB domain-containing protein 14-like isoform X1, which codes for MRWLRQCPLQSVLIVLRHSSTNSFMFQHLLCEFTCRFEQYTYNIAPLGLAESDTCINRNISCFPSEIRNYRSILTMGEKTFNLTWNNHLANLSGLFEGLYKSGSLTDTTLACQGGMLRAHRLVLAACSPYFERVFKEHYGEQPILILKGVAVEEMECLLDFMYRGSIDIAEEHLPSLIKTATDLEIRGLSGDQRNQENNRSPYTRVETRMQRCHIETRVHTTEYMKEPSVIPFLPKQSSVESLEDHIKMEEIEVEDDPMVIDGHDDAFDEPLRSSETQIRRMPPPMYKRETRFKGQKRVSVGRSTRNSDPLEIKPRDRILLKENAARDENYDDSSNVVKSELNFNNGSSDPTVPDIQMNDDLQERDESLESSKGTDDSSRLTIKKKSDLSSKRLNEGKETRPILPKSEKAQYKPFSCDLCTLAFTRASHLARHRRVHTGERPFACSICPRMFARQDKLKQHLDSHLQWPKRKNSLSSSSCHSSSSVPTKGKRGRPRKVNLEQSAMEEILQFGEFSSLLNKSHSTNSTDKNEDFLSVKNERTMKDPEEDDTAEDKNEKKEKDSNKDKDNYGCQVENGQDIV
- the LOC114879904 gene encoding zinc finger and BTB domain-containing protein 14-like isoform X2, yielding MRWLRQCPLQSVLIVLRHSSTNSFMFQHLLCEFTCRFEQYTYNIAPLGLAESDTCINRNISCFPSEIRNYRSILTMGEKTFNLTWNNHLANLSGLFEGLYKSGSLTDTTLACQGGMLRAHRLVLAACSPYFERVFKEHYGEQPILILKGVAVEEMECLLDFMYRGSIDIAEEHLPSLIKTATDLEIRGLSGDQRNQENNRSPYTRVETRMQRCHIETRVHTTEYMKEPSVIPFLPKQSSVESLEDHIKMEEIEVEDDPMVIDGHDDAFDEPLRSSETQIRRMPPPMYKRETRFKGQKRVSVGRSTRNSDPLEIKPRDRILLKENAARDENYDDSSNVVKSELNFNNGSSDPTESSKGTDDSSRLTIKKKSDLSSKRLNEGKETRPILPKSEKAQYKPFSCDLCTLAFTRASHLARHRRVHTGERPFACSICPRMFARQDKLKQHLDSHLQWPKRKNSLSSSSCHSSSSVPTKGKRGRPRKVNLEQSAMEEILQFGEFSSLLNKSHSTNSTDKNEDFLSVKNERTMKDPEEDDTAEDKNEKKEKDSNKDKDNYGCQVENGQDIV
- the LOC114879904 gene encoding zinc finger and BTB domain-containing protein 14-like isoform X4; the encoded protein is MGEKTFNLTWNNHLANLSGLFEGLYKSGSLTDTTLACQGGMLRAHRLVLAACSPYFERVFKEHYGEQPILILKGVAVEEMECLLDFMYRGSIDIAEEHLPSLIKTATDLEIRGLSGDQRNQENNRSPYTRVETRMQRCHIETRVHTTEYMKEPSVIPFLPKQSSVESLEDHIKMEEIEVEDDPMVIDGHDDAFDEPLRSSETQIRRMPPPMYKRETRFKGQKRVSVGRSTRNSDPLEIKPRDRILLKENAARDENYDDSSNVVKSELNFNNGSSDPTVPDIQMNDDLQERDESLESSKGTDDSSRLTIKKKSDLSSKRLNEGKETRPILPKSEKAQYKPFSCDLCTLAFTRASHLARHRRVHTGERPFACSICPRMFARQDKLKQHLDSHLQWPKRKNSLSSSSCHSSSSVPTKGKRGRPRKVNLEQSAMEEILQFGEFSSLLNKSHSTNSTDKNEDFLSVKNERTMKDPEEDDTAEDKNEKKEKDSNKDKDNYGCQVENGQDIV